A region from the Bacteroidales bacterium genome encodes:
- a CDS encoding acyltransferase encodes MGVLEKIKYFLKKPFRLPVVVITKLPYFGFIRKTKDYQNRVNFNLWFIQKVLNIGNNKDVYWPVHYTSKVNGAKRIIIGVDTCPGLMRGCYIQGGGGIIIGDYTQIAPNTHIVSANHDLHDTRKHIRKKVVIGKYCWIGGGAKILPGTVLGDHTVVGAGSVVTKSFPEGYCVIVGNPAVKIKSLEKSMFVEYKVKNRYYGYLKEKQFLKLKKTILNNINEAEIS; translated from the coding sequence ATGGGAGTACTAGAAAAAATTAAATACTTTTTAAAAAAGCCTTTTCGGTTGCCTGTTGTTGTTATAACAAAGCTTCCTTATTTTGGATTTATTAGAAAAACAAAGGATTATCAAAACCGTGTAAATTTTAATCTGTGGTTTATCCAAAAAGTATTAAATATTGGAAACAATAAGGATGTATATTGGCCTGTCCATTATACAAGCAAGGTAAACGGAGCCAAAAGAATAATTATTGGTGTTGATACTTGTCCCGGACTAATGAGGGGGTGTTACATTCAAGGGGGGGGAGGTATTATTATAGGAGATTACACACAAATAGCTCCTAACACCCACATTGTCAGTGCAAACCACGATTTGCATGACACAAGAAAACATATTAGGAAAAAGGTTGTTATAGGTAAATACTGTTGGATTGGTGGCGGAGCTAAAATTTTACCCGGTACTGTTTTAGGAGATCATACAGTTGTCGGTGCCGGTTCTGTCGTAACAAAATCTTTTCCTGAAGGCTATTGTGTAATAGTCGGAAACCCTGCTGTAAAAATTAAATCTCTTGAAAAATCAATGTTTGTTGAGTATAAAGTTAAAAATCGTTATTATGGATATTTAAAAGAAAAACAATTTTTAAAATTAAAAAAAACAATTTTAAACAATATAAATGAAGCCGAAATTTCCTAA
- a CDS encoding sulfotransferase domain-containing protein: protein MKPKFPNLMIIGAMKCGTTSLHNYLAKHPDIRMSEPKEIHYFSDAVYNKKSLDWYKNHFKTDKQVIGTSPQGYTKCHHLDSANVLERLSKTIPDVKMIYIVRNPIERYKSHILEAYHCDPWKDIKYSRSVDHFIKTSMYYFQISEVLKYFDLKQIHFLSLEDLQENRLSELNKIFDFLNIKKLTDDTVFNFKSNTAEDKSIPHIVKFSIPYRVLNKISSKLAKNTGRTFSKIFLKYQIKKPVLSEKKISELKEILKPDIDKFKKLTKKGFSQWNL from the coding sequence ATGAAGCCGAAATTTCCTAACCTTATGATAATTGGTGCAATGAAGTGTGGCACAACCAGTTTGCACAACTATTTAGCTAAACACCCAGATATTCGTATGTCCGAACCTAAGGAAATTCATTATTTTTCCGATGCTGTTTATAACAAAAAATCATTAGACTGGTATAAGAACCATTTTAAGACAGACAAGCAAGTAATAGGAACTTCGCCGCAAGGTTATACAAAATGTCATCATTTAGATTCGGCAAATGTTTTGGAACGTTTGTCTAAAACTATTCCGGATGTAAAAATGATTTACATTGTAAGGAATCCTATAGAAAGATACAAGTCTCACATATTAGAAGCATATCATTGTGACCCTTGGAAAGATATAAAATACAGCAGAAGTGTTGATCATTTTATTAAAACAAGTATGTATTATTTCCAAATATCTGAAGTTTTGAAATATTTCGATTTAAAACAAATTCATTTTCTTTCGTTAGAAGACCTACAAGAAAACAGATTATCAGAATTGAATAAAATATTTGACTTTTTAAACATAAAAAAACTTACAGACGACACTGTTTTTAATTTTAAAAGCAATACTGCAGAAGATAAAAGCATTCCACATATTGTAAAATTCAGTATCCCTTATAGGGTTTTGAATAAAATCTCATCAAAATTAGCAAAAAATACAGGAAGAACTTTTTCTAAAATATTTTTGAAATATCAGATAAAGAAACCTGTATTGTCTGAAAAAAAAATATCTGAATTAAAAGAAATTCTAAAACCGGATATTGATAAATTCAAAAAATTAACCAAAAAAGGTTTTTCGCAATGGAATCTTTAA
- a CDS encoding ATP-binding protein has product MKIKRSIEDEVKNYCKIFPVIAILGPRQCGKTTFVKYYAAKNIDSYVYLDLEKITDYNKLENAQFYFEQNKNKCIIIDEIQRKPELFPLIRSIVDENKKNCKFIILGSASPELIKQSSETLAGRIGYIKLDPFSFGEISDKYDLKKHHFYGGFPLAYLSENNDTAKIWLDNFIKTYIERDLPMLGLKANPVTVRRLWQMLAWQTGNLINYNTLASSLKVTNKTVANYIDFLENSYIVYRLQPYFYNIKKRLVKTPKIFISDTGLLHRLLQISDYEQLLGNQLVGNSWENYIINQIKIQKNKDTELFFYRTHAGAELDLLLVKGLKPIASVEIKFTENPKISKGFICSTETLKTTQNYIIIPTQNEDYKIKENITVCGFDIFLDKYLINI; this is encoded by the coding sequence ATGAAGATTAAAAGGAGTATAGAGGATGAAGTTAAAAATTATTGCAAAATTTTTCCGGTTATCGCAATACTCGGACCTCGGCAATGCGGAAAAACAACTTTCGTAAAATATTATGCCGCAAAAAATATTGATTCTTATGTTTATCTTGATCTGGAAAAAATAACAGATTATAACAAATTAGAAAACGCACAATTTTATTTCGAGCAAAATAAAAATAAATGTATAATAATTGACGAAATACAACGCAAACCGGAATTATTCCCTTTAATACGTTCAATTGTTGATGAAAATAAAAAAAACTGCAAATTTATAATTCTCGGTTCTGCAAGTCCCGAACTGATAAAGCAAAGCTCCGAAACACTTGCAGGAAGAATCGGATATATTAAACTCGACCCGTTTTCTTTCGGCGAAATTTCTGATAAATACGATTTAAAGAAACATCATTTTTACGGCGGTTTTCCGCTTGCATATTTATCTGAAAATAATGACACGGCAAAAATTTGGTTAGATAATTTTATAAAAACATATATAGAACGAGATTTACCTATGCTCGGATTGAAAGCAAACCCCGTTACCGTAAGACGATTATGGCAAATGCTCGCTTGGCAAACCGGGAATCTGATAAATTACAATACACTTGCAAGTTCTCTTAAAGTAACAAATAAAACAGTTGCAAATTATATTGATTTCCTCGAAAATTCTTATATCGTTTATCGTTTACAACCATATTTTTATAACATAAAAAAACGACTTGTTAAAACCCCTAAAATTTTTATTTCAGATACGGGACTATTACACAGATTGCTGCAAATATCTGATTACGAGCAGCTACTAGGCAATCAACTTGTGGGAAATTCTTGGGAAAATTATATTATTAACCAAATAAAAATTCAAAAAAATAAAGATACAGAATTGTTTTTTTACAGAACACACGCCGGTGCAGAACTTGATTTACTGCTTGTTAAAGGACTTAAGCCGATTGCTTCCGTTGAAATAAAATTTACGGAAAATCCAAAAATTTCAAAAGGTTTTATCTGTAGTACAGAAACATTAAAAACGACTCAAAATTATATTATTATACCGACTCAAAACGAAGATTACAAAATAAAAGAAAATATTACCGTTTGTGGCTTTGATATTTTTTTAGATAAATATCTGATAAATATTTAA